From Nicotiana tabacum cultivar K326 chromosome 20, ASM71507v2, whole genome shotgun sequence, one genomic window encodes:
- the LOC107782333 gene encoding RING-H2 finger protein ATL11-like: protein MKHKRNNMFGFFLCLLYAMATTGTVSATTSSSALEYSSVKISPALAIVLACLVLFVVAFFITLYIRHMNPDESMGSYFFRHRPVSPGLEPNIIETLPVFVYSDVKALKIGKSILECAVCLNEFEDEDTLRLLPNCCHVFHAECIDAWLAFRTTCPVCRANLKTKPSAKLQETIQQSENVSSVPSPETNDTVIDIHVTSGPQEVMNQQSSQTTPTHICSTKSTPRNKNPNFARLAPKSTPRRPKFLGMFSRSHSTGHSLIKPGENCERFTLRLPDDVRKRLVDLSSNMPFSPEKSSTKGYRLEPVDGRLSKFRFLPTPPMFSRPDSSKGEKQPKSLLKSVKSPLNLFCGTEKDDTRERSFTYLRSSTSS from the coding sequence ATGAAGCATAAGAGAAATAACATGTTTGGTTTCTTCTTATGTTTGCTTTACGCTATGGCCACAACTGGTACAGTGTCAGCGACAACATCATCTTCGGCGTTGGAGTACTCAAGTGTTAAAATCAGCCCAGCATTAGCGATAGTACTCGCTTGTCTCGTATTATTCGTGGTTGCATTTTTCATCACATTATATATACGTCACATGAACCCCGATGAATCAATGGGTTCTTACTTCTTCCGTCATCGACCAGTTTCACCTGGACTCGAGCCTAATATCATCGAAACTTTGCCGGTATTTGTGTACTCAGATGTCAAAGCCCTAAAGATAGGCAAATCTATCCTAGAATGTGCTGTTTGCTTAAACGAGTTCGAAGATGAAGATACTCTTCGTCTTCTTCCGAATTGTTGCCACGTGTTCCATGCTGAGTGTATTGATGCTTGGCTTGCCTTTCGTACCACTTGCCCAGTTTGCCGTGCAAATCTCAAAACAAAACCTTCCGCTAAACTACAAGAAACAATTCAGCAATCTGAGAATGTCAGCTCAGTTCCATCACCAGAAACAAATGATACAGTAATAGATATTCACGTGACTTCTGGTCCACAAGAAGTGATGAACCAGCAGTCTTCTCAAACTACACCTACTCATATTTGTTCAACGAAATCTACGCCAAGAAATAAAAACCCCAACTTCGCCCGCCTTGCACCAAAATCAACACCGAGAAGACCAAAATTTTTAGGGATGTTCAGTCGTTCTCACTCGACGGGTCACTCGTTGATTAAACCTGGCGAAAATTGCGAAAGGTTTACTCTAAGATTACCTGAtgatgtacgtaaaagattggtAGACTTAAGTTCTAATATGCCGTTTTCTCCAGAGAAAAGTTCAACCAAGGGGTACCGGCTCGAACCGGTGGATGGCCGGTTGAGCAAGTTCCGGTTTCTACCGACTCCACCTATGTTCTCTAGACCTGATTCGTCAAAGGGTGAGAAACAACCGAAGAGTCTGCTGAAGTCTGTTAAGTCGCCTTTAAATTTGTTTTGCGGGACGGAAAAGGACGATACAAGAGAAAGATCTTTTACTTATTTAAGATCAAGTACTTCAAGTTAG